The Myxococcales bacterium genome has a window encoding:
- a CDS encoding DNA alkylation repair protein, which yields MKLIRDIRQELKAGADEATRHSAERFFKEEIKVYGWKTAAVEKLAKATFKTVKDLPKAEIFALCEELWRSGYMEETFIACTWAYAVHRQFVPADFAVFERWVNDYVTNWAACDTLCNHTVGDFLQMYPQYLGKLRRWAVSPNRWMRRAAAVSLIIPAKKGLFLKEIFGLADLLLTDDEDLVQKGYGWMLKAASQAHQLEVFRFVMDHKEAMPRTALRYAIEKMPPQLKTEAMKK from the coding sequence CACAGCGCCGAACGCTTTTTCAAGGAAGAAATCAAGGTCTACGGTTGGAAAACCGCCGCCGTCGAAAAACTGGCCAAGGCGACTTTTAAAACCGTCAAGGATCTGCCCAAAGCCGAAATCTTCGCTCTGTGCGAAGAACTATGGCGCTCGGGTTACATGGAGGAAACGTTCATCGCCTGCACCTGGGCCTATGCCGTGCACCGACAATTCGTCCCGGCTGATTTCGCCGTCTTCGAGCGTTGGGTGAACGATTACGTCACGAACTGGGCGGCTTGCGACACATTGTGCAACCACACCGTCGGCGACTTTCTCCAGATGTATCCCCAATACCTCGGCAAGCTCAGGCGTTGGGCGGTCTCGCCCAATCGTTGGATGCGCCGCGCCGCCGCGGTGTCGCTCATCATCCCGGCGAAAAAGGGCCTGTTTCTGAAAGAAATTTTCGGCCTCGCCGACCTCCTGCTGACCGACGACGAGGATCTGGTGCAAAAAGGTTACGGTTGGATGCTTAAAGCCGCGAGTCAGGCGCACCAGCTGGAAGTGTTCCGCTTCGTCATGGACCACAAGGAGGCCATGCCGCGCACCGCTTTGCGCTACGCCATCGAGAAAATGCCGCCGCAATTGAAAACCGAAGCGATGAAAAAATAA